The uncultured Roseibium sp. DNA segment GTCAGCGTTCGCGCATAGTCAGCCGGGGTCTGGTAGTTCAAGGCAGAATGCGGGCGTTCGGTGTTGTAGTCGGCGGCCCAGGCCGCGATCACGATACGGGCGTGAGCCAGGTTGCGGAACATGGTCTCGTTGAGCAGTTCGTCCCGCATCCGCCCATTGAAACTCTCGACGAAGCCGTTCTGCATCGGCTTGCCCGGCGCGATGTAATGCCATTCGATCCCGTGCTCGGAACACCACCGCAGGATGGCGTTACTGGTTAGTTCGGTTCCGTTGTCACTGACGATCATTCCGGGCTTCCCGCGGCGCTCGATCAGGGCCGTGAGTTCACGCACGACACGGCGCCCCGAGATCGAGGTGTCCGGGATCGCGGCGAGACATTCACGGGTGACGTCGTCCACCACGTTGAGCACCCGGAAGCGCTGGCCGTTGGCGAACTGATCATGCACAAAATCGAGCGACCAGCGCGCATTTGGCCGTGCCTCGACCAGGATCGGTGCCCGTGTTCCAACGGCCTTGCGCCGAGCCTTCCGTTTGCGGACCGTCAACCCTTCCTCGCGGTAGAGCCGATAGATCCGGTTGATCCCGGAAGGCTCGCCCTCGCGGCGCAACAAGACGAAGAGCCGTCGATAGCCAAACCGGCGACGTTCATTCGCCAAGTCCCGCAGCCGACCGCGCAGCTCCGTATCCGGAGCACGCTGCGCTTGGTAGCGGACCATCTTGCGATCTGCCCCGGAAATCCGGCACGCCCGCCGTTCCGAGAGCCCGAGCTGGGACCTCAGGTGCGCGACCGCCTCGCGCTTCACGGCAGGCGTCACCATTTTTTTGATACCAGCTCCTTCATTGCCGCCAGATCAAGCATCTGCTCGGCCAGAAGCCTCTTGAGCCTGGCGTTCTCATCCTCGAGCGCCTTCAGCCGCTTCGCCTCCGACACCGTCAAGCCGCCGAACTTGGCCTTCCAGTTGTAGAAGGTCCCTTCCGACATGCCGTGCTTACGACACAGGTCCGCGCACTTCACGCCTGCCTCGTGCTCGGCCAGGATGCCGATGATCTGCTCGTCTGTGAAACGTGTTCGCTTCATTGTCCGTCCTCAAGTTGGATCGGACTCTAATCGACGGTGGAGGAAAAATCCCGTGGCAGGTCACGAGCCGTGTAAGGCCAAAACTCAACCAAAGGTAGCCGCATTGAAGTGCAAAAGAATTGGGTACCAAATCAGTCGGACCAAACTCTACTCATTGGCATTTTACTCTGTGGAATTTGAAAAAAGGCACGCGCGACAATTCAGGATTGCATTAATATACGATCGACCGTTGAGAGGCTCTTGCCTAGGGGGACAATAAGCGCAAGACATGCAGGAAGACACCTATAGGGCGTGGCACAACTCTTTGCATAAAGCCAAAAGGCATTCGGAGATCAGATACCGCGAATCCACCGGGTCGAAACAGCATTCGGCAAGGAGGTTACAGCCTTCGAGATTGAGCAGTTGACCGCGATGATCGCTGCCAACAAAAAGCGCAGGATAATTCGACTAGACGGTCAAGCACTGTTCGCGAAACTGACGGTAATTTATTGAGGGCGGGCCGACATGCTACATAATTGCCAGCCGCCAACAACCCTTCTCAACCGCTGGCTGAGCGGCGCTGCCAACGTTAATGGTGACTACGGGCACCTGCTGTTCGAGCAGGCAACCCCGAACGACGAAGCGGTGCTCGACGGGCTACGTCCCTATTTTGAATCGGCGCACCTCGACGCCCGCGAAGTGTTTCACCGCGCCGCCCGCATCGATCTCCATCCGGATGCCGACGGCCCAGGCGGTAATGCCCAATATCCCAACTGTTTGCCGCCAACGGCCAAGAAGGGGTTGTTTGGCGAAGTGATGGCAGGCCTGATAACCGAAGCCTTTCAATTCGTGGGCGGACATAGGTGGTCGATTCCCATCTTCCTATTCCGCTACCACGCTGAAGTTGAAGCATATATCTTTGACTTGGCGCGTGACCCCGCCCGCGTCCGCGAAATCTCCGGTCGCCACGGCAATGATTTCATCGGATTGGGGATCGACCCCGAAAGTGGCGAAGTGGTGCGGTACATCGCCGGCGAAGCTAAGTGGCGAGCTGCGCTAACGCCAAGCGTAATGGACACCATCATGCTCGGCGACTACACGGGCCCCCCCGACAATCGAATCCGCGCGAACGATGGTGTTTGGAACGAGATGAACCGGGGGCTACCGACGCCCCAAGGACTGGAGCAGATACACAAGCTGCTCTGCGAAAAAGCCCGCGACGCCTATGCCGAAGTGATCGTTTCGCTCGATCGTGCGCTGCTTATCGGTGCTGCTCCGCTACAACGAACCGATCTGGTATTTGTCGCTGGCAATCGGGCGGCGCGAAGGCAACCTGGTGACGCCTATCTACCGCTCAACGCGCCGCCGCCCGAATATACGGCAGGCAGACAATTGCAAGTCGTGGAATTGGTGCTGGAAGGCGGTGTTGAGCTTATCGAGAGACTTTACGCATCGCTTTGGAGCAACCGCTGATGGCTCGCCTTGATGAACAGCGCCGTGCCCTAGCCATGAATCTACTGTTCAACCGTGCGGCCGAAAACGAGTTAACGCCGACGCAGGCACGCCTGTTCGTCCGAAGCCTGCAAAAGTCCTGGCAGGTTCCGCCAATCGCTTGGGGGGAACGCGAATCCCATGAACAGTTTGACGACGCTCGGCGCCTGCTGCATGCAGCGGGTATCTTTCGCGAGATCGATGGCGAAGAATTGCCAGAGGCATTGGCCTGCTACCGCCGAGCGGCAGAGCTCCTCGAGTGGTTGGCGCGTTCGTCCGACCCGGTCACGCGCGACGTTCCGGCAGCGCTCCTTGCCGCTGGCGCTTACCAGCAGGCGGGCTTGCCAGCGATGGCCACAAGCCTGCTTCGCCTAGGTGACTACGGCGGTGGTATTGCGGAGATATTCGCGGCATTCTTGAGCGCCGACTTCGATCGGCTGCTAGGGAAAAGCGCAGCCTTCTGGGCGGACAACGCCGCGCTTACTGGCCGCGACGGCTCTGCGCCAATCCTGGCTGCCGACGGTGAGCCTGAAGTCGAAAGCGACGAACCTGCTGACGATGAAGCCGCAGGAGCGCAGGCGCGGGATGATCGCGAACCAGTGGTAGATCGCGGTTTCACCAGCAAGTTCGGTTGGTATTTGGTTGTCGAACTGGTGCGTTCGGTGGGACTGATTGCCGATGCTCTGCGTCGCGGCAATGACAACCGGCTTGCACAGGGAATCGAAATGCTCGCGAGTTTGAGTTCGCTCGCTACTCGTCTGACGAGTGATGAGCTTTGGATGCTGATCAACCTCGTTGAAGCATCCGCCAAGCGGTTTGCCGCTTCCAGCATTCACCTGCGCGTTGCGCGGCTCACCGCCCGTGCGCCCCATCGTCAGGCTCGGATGTGGCAATTCGCGCGCGAGCAATTCGCACGAGGACGCGGCACGTTGTGGACGTCCCAAGTGCAGGGAATTGAGCGCCTAATTGCCAGCGACAGCTTTGCGCTGTGCACGCCGACGGGATCAGGAAAAACGCTGGTCGCAAATCTGGCACTTGTAAAGGAGTTGCTTCTCGTCGATGAGCAAGCAGGGCGTGCGCCACTTGCGCTCTATCTTGTTCCATCGCGAGCGTTAGCCAGCGAGGTGGAAGCGAAGTTGACTGCGGAGCTTGGCAGCGATTTTATCGTGACGGGACTCTACGGTGGCGCTGACTGGGGAATTACCGACTATTGGTTGACAGCCGACCAGCGCGTCGTGCTCATCGCAACGGTCGAAAAGGCCGAGGCGCTGATGCGTTATGTCGGCCATTTGCTAGTTCATCGATTGCGGCTCCTGATCATCGATGAGGCACACCAAGTAGTGAGCGATGATGACGCCAATGCGCAAGAAGCACTGGCATCGCATAACAGCCGAGCGATGCGTCTCGAGGCCATGGTATCGCGACTTCTGGCCATTCAGCCTGACATGGCGCGGATCGCATTGACCGCCGTGGCTGGCGGCGCGGCACGGCCAGTCGCGCAATGGATCGAGGGCAGCATGGACGCAACGCCGGTCGGATTGAACTACCGCAGTAGTCGCCAGCTGATTGGCGCGCTGCGCGTAGATCCCAGGCGCGCACCTGAGGCCGTGCTCGACATGATGAATGGGCAGATACTCTATGTACGCGGCCGGGATGCACCGGTCTATTTGCCATTGCGCATACCGGCGATGCCGCTGCCTGCCGCTATCATCCGCAACAGCCTTCCGCACTATACCCAGCTATATGTGCTCTGGACAGCGCTCCATCTGCGCGAAGGAAACCGGCGGGTGCTCATCTCTGTAGCGCAATCGCCTGAGCGACTCATGAAGCGCTATGCCGAGGCGTTCGACCTTCCAGGCTGGCAAAATGTGCCTCAGTTCGAACCACCCGCCGAACCCGACAAACTAGCGCGCTTTCAAGAAACCCGTGCTGCGGCTGTGGACTATTGCGGTATACAATCCTTCGAGGTGCGCCTGCTGGACCGTGGAATTGCGACTAGCTATGGCCAGATGCCCCAGCGGCTGCGCCGACTGATGACCGACCTGATCGACCGCCGGATTTGTCCTTTAACGCTGGCAACGGCGACATTGACCGAAGGCGTCAACCTGCCGTTCGACATCATTTTCCTGACCAGTCTGGAGCGACGGAGTTACGATGCCGAAGCGGGTCAACCCATCGTCATTCCCATATCCACCGCGGAGTTCCGCAATCTTGCCGGGCGAGCCGGACGCCCGGGAGCGGCGGAGTCGATCGAAGGCATGATCTTGGTTGCACTTCCGGAGGCAGTCTCCACGACGGCGCCTAGGCAACGTCCGGACCAACTGCGGCAGGTTCAGCGCGCGACACGTTCTTATGATGACCTGCTGGCGCGCTTACAGGCGGAGGACGCTGGTGGTGCAGTCAATAGTCCGTTGGTCGTCCTGCTCCGTTCGATCTGGCAGAAAGCCGCTGCGCTCCTTGGCTTACAAACCGAGGAGCAGTTCCATGCTTGGCTGGAAGCGACGTTGCCGGAGAATGCAGGCGCCAATCTCGGCGTCTCGTCGAGAACGCCAGCGGATCAGCTAGGCGATAGCCTAGACGAGCTTGACGGCTTTCTTCTGGCCGCCAGCGAAGAATTGTCTCGGCTCGAGCCAGAAGGCATTGAAGGCGCGCGTGTCGAGGTGTTCTTGCGCGACCTTTGGCAACGTACCTTCGCACGTGTCGCGACCGCGGACGAAGAATGGCTTGAGCGCACTTTTATAAAACGAGGACAGGCTTTCGTTGAGCGTCTCTATCCAGATGCACAGCAGCGTCAACGGCTCTACCAGTATGGCTTTACTCCCTATATCGGTCGACGCTTCGAGCTGGTCGCACCGCAGTTGATTGCTGAGTTGCAGCGGGCAGCCGAGTTCGGGACTTGGACTACACAACAGCGCTTCGACCTGTTCACACGGCTTGGCGATCGAGTTCGCGCCGAACCAGGGATCGGCTTCCGTGTTCGCGATACTGTGGCCGACCAGCAGGTTTTGGCCAACTGGCGTGGCGTGATGAGCTGGTGGATGCAGTCTCCTGGCGCGGTCGCGCCTGACGCAGAGCACCTACGTACTTGGCAGCGCTTCGTAAGTGACAATATCGAGTTCAAGCTGGGTGTGGCAGTGGGCGCAGCAGTAGCCCAGGCATGGGGACAGAATGCTGGTGATTTGGAGAGCCCCACACTTGAAACATGGCGCGCGGTAACTGGTCTCCCATGGATCGGATTCTGGTTTCGCGAGCTGATCCGCTGGGGAACGCTTGATCCTTTTGTGGCCTTCTCGCTCGCACAGGGCATCTCGCAGACGCGCGAGAACGCGGCAGCCCTTCGTCCGGAATTCGATGCATGGCTCGCGCAGGAAGAACTTCCGCGCGATGCTGAAACCTTGATCGATCCCCAGAGATATCTGGCTTGGCAGCGCTCCATACAGGTCCGGAGAGACGCCGACGAAATTGTCAGCGAAAGCGGCGCCGAGCTAACCGGGGTAGACGGTCGGCGCTTATCCTATGATGTGAGACCCGTACCACGCAACGGAAGCATCGATTGGATTGATGCAGCAGGTTTCTCCGTGGCTCGATCACCATATTCGGCTGACTTACTGACCGGTCGTCCCGACCGGCACGACTTCACAATCCAATCGCAACCTGAAGTGATTGTGAAGCGCACATATTGAAGTCGACACATTCTTCTCGAAGTGACTACCTAGCTATGCTGCGAATGTCGTTTGCTCGATTGCACCGTCTGTAAGCTGCCTGTTCGCACGCCCTACCCGCTCACAAAAACCTCTCGGCTGAGAATAGGCTCCACGCTTGTCTAGAAGTGTGGTTATGGGGCGTTAGGTTCAAAACTTTGGTTCCGTATGGAACAAAACTTTGCTTCTTCAAAAATCACGCCCGAAATTATCTCGTTGAATCAGTCACCTACAGAGGGCTGGAGTCAAAACTTTGGTCCTCTCACCACCTGAAAACACGAAACCCGCCCATCGGAGACGATCGGGCGGGTTTTGTTTTTTGCTGCATCAGGCCCTGAGGTGCCGTTTCACATTCATGAGCGCTTATCGGCTTCGAAAGGGATGGAGCCATACTGGAATTATTTACGTCAAACGGACCTCGGCAACATTTCATTAACGCGCAATTAAGCTTTATTCCGGCCTGATGTAGACAT contains these protein-coding regions:
- a CDS encoding IS3 family transposase (programmed frameshift); the encoded protein is MKRTRFTDEQIIGILAEHEAGVKCADLCRKHGMSEGTFYNWKAKFGGLTVSEAKRLKALEDENARLKRLLAEQMLDLAAMKELVSKKLVTPAVKREAVAHLRSQLGLSERRACRISGADRKMVRYQAQRAPDTELRGRLRDLANERRRFGYRRLFVLLRREGEPSGINRIYRLYREEGLTVRKRKARRKAVGTRAPILVEARPNARWSLDFVHDQFANGQRFRVLNVVDDVTRECLAAIPDTSISGRRVVRELTALIERRGKPGMIVSDNGTELTSNAILRWCSEHGIEWHYIAPGKPMQNGFVESFNGRMRDELLNETMFRNLAHARIVIAAWAADYNTERPHSALNYQTPADYARTLTTAIARPATRDENSARWAIDQPAPIGVNTNQAPVAAG
- a CDS encoding aminotransferase, whose product is MLHNCQPPTTLLNRWLSGAANVNGDYGHLLFEQATPNDEAVLDGLRPYFESAHLDAREVFHRAARIDLHPDADGPGGNAQYPNCLPPTAKKGLFGEVMAGLITEAFQFVGGHRWSIPIFLFRYHAEVEAYIFDLARDPARVREISGRHGNDFIGLGIDPESGEVVRYIAGEAKWRAALTPSVMDTIMLGDYTGPPDNRIRANDGVWNEMNRGLPTPQGLEQIHKLLCEKARDAYAEVIVSLDRALLIGAAPLQRTDLVFVAGNRAARRQPGDAYLPLNAPPPEYTAGRQLQVVELVLEGGVELIERLYASLWSNR
- a CDS encoding DEAD/DEAH box helicase — its product is MARLDEQRRALAMNLLFNRAAENELTPTQARLFVRSLQKSWQVPPIAWGERESHEQFDDARRLLHAAGIFREIDGEELPEALACYRRAAELLEWLARSSDPVTRDVPAALLAAGAYQQAGLPAMATSLLRLGDYGGGIAEIFAAFLSADFDRLLGKSAAFWADNAALTGRDGSAPILAADGEPEVESDEPADDEAAGAQARDDREPVVDRGFTSKFGWYLVVELVRSVGLIADALRRGNDNRLAQGIEMLASLSSLATRLTSDELWMLINLVEASAKRFAASSIHLRVARLTARAPHRQARMWQFAREQFARGRGTLWTSQVQGIERLIASDSFALCTPTGSGKTLVANLALVKELLLVDEQAGRAPLALYLVPSRALASEVEAKLTAELGSDFIVTGLYGGADWGITDYWLTADQRVVLIATVEKAEALMRYVGHLLVHRLRLLIIDEAHQVVSDDDANAQEALASHNSRAMRLEAMVSRLLAIQPDMARIALTAVAGGAARPVAQWIEGSMDATPVGLNYRSSRQLIGALRVDPRRAPEAVLDMMNGQILYVRGRDAPVYLPLRIPAMPLPAAIIRNSLPHYTQLYVLWTALHLREGNRRVLISVAQSPERLMKRYAEAFDLPGWQNVPQFEPPAEPDKLARFQETRAAAVDYCGIQSFEVRLLDRGIATSYGQMPQRLRRLMTDLIDRRICPLTLATATLTEGVNLPFDIIFLTSLERRSYDAEAGQPIVIPISTAEFRNLAGRAGRPGAAESIEGMILVALPEAVSTTAPRQRPDQLRQVQRATRSYDDLLARLQAEDAGGAVNSPLVVLLRSIWQKAAALLGLQTEEQFHAWLEATLPENAGANLGVSSRTPADQLGDSLDELDGFLLAASEELSRLEPEGIEGARVEVFLRDLWQRTFARVATADEEWLERTFIKRGQAFVERLYPDAQQRQRLYQYGFTPYIGRRFELVAPQLIAELQRAAEFGTWTTQQRFDLFTRLGDRVRAEPGIGFRVRDTVADQQVLANWRGVMSWWMQSPGAVAPDAEHLRTWQRFVSDNIEFKLGVAVGAAVAQAWGQNAGDLESPTLETWRAVTGLPWIGFWFRELIRWGTLDPFVAFSLAQGISQTRENAAALRPEFDAWLAQEELPRDAETLIDPQRYLAWQRSIQVRRDADEIVSESGAELTGVDGRRLSYDVRPVPRNGSIDWIDAAGFSVARSPYSADLLTGRPDRHDFTIQSQPEVIVKRTY